Proteins encoded together in one Stutzerimonas stutzeri window:
- the fliS gene encoding flagellar export chaperone FliS codes for MYAMAAMKQYQQVGVQAQVGEADPHRLIQMLMQGGLDRIAQAKGAMEREAYAEKGVLIGKAINIIGGLRDALDKDVGGELADNLDRLYEYMTMCLFEASRHNNIDKLNEVGRLLGEIKLAWDQIAPKG; via the coding sequence ATGTACGCAATGGCAGCAATGAAGCAGTACCAGCAGGTCGGGGTGCAGGCTCAGGTAGGCGAGGCCGATCCGCATCGTTTGATTCAGATGCTGATGCAGGGCGGTCTGGATCGTATCGCGCAGGCCAAGGGCGCGATGGAGCGTGAAGCCTATGCCGAGAAGGGCGTGCTCATTGGCAAGGCGATCAACATCATCGGCGGCCTGCGTGACGCGCTGGACAAGGACGTGGGTGGCGAGCTGGCGGATAACCTTGATCGCCTTTATGAGTACATGACGATGTGCCTGTTCGAGGCCAGCCGGCATAACAATATCGACAAGCTGAACGAAGTTGGCAGGCTGCTCGGCGAGATAAAACTCGCCTGGGATCAGATTGCCCCGAAGGGTTGA
- the fliD gene encoding flagellar filament capping protein FliD, producing MAGVTGIGSGIDIDSIVKSMVAAERAPKESQLANLEMKTTTQITAIGALKSAISDFQTALRGLNKPELFQARSATSSKSDLVGVTAGTTAGAGSYQVEVKELATSSKVALAAVKSTAEAPARFGSGSLEIKLGNEGSFSITVDESNNTLAGIRDAINKQGAEKGVTATIVTDDQGARLVLSSSKTGADKDITVGASPSGVAGEGQQSLSVLAFDGVEPDDDAGPRILAQAQSSVITVDGLTVTSETNKVEGAIEGVTLDLKAKTAKDEPLTINVAEDKAGVKKQIQSFVDSYNKLIGVINEQTKVTSVGDGKAPVTGALVGDATARTLLGTIRSELTNVQGEGALRALADLGITTQKDGTLKIDDDKLSKVMDSNFTELPALFTGEKGIATRLDEKLKPYTETGGILEQRNKVMTETISNIDKQKEDLNRRMTSLQDRLFKQFNAMDLLVGQLANTSSSLLASLENLPWAANNSKR from the coding sequence ATGGCAGGCGTAACAGGTATTGGCTCGGGTATCGACATCGACAGCATCGTGAAGAGCATGGTGGCTGCTGAGCGCGCGCCCAAGGAGTCGCAGCTCGCCAACCTCGAGATGAAGACCACCACGCAGATCACTGCCATCGGTGCGCTGAAAAGCGCGATCAGTGATTTTCAAACTGCCCTTCGCGGCTTGAACAAGCCGGAGCTGTTTCAGGCACGTTCAGCAACGTCGAGCAAGTCGGACCTGGTAGGTGTTACCGCTGGCACAACGGCCGGCGCGGGGAGCTATCAGGTTGAGGTTAAGGAGCTTGCAACCAGCAGTAAGGTTGCATTGGCTGCCGTGAAAAGTACGGCAGAAGCACCCGCGCGCTTTGGAAGTGGCTCACTGGAGATAAAGCTCGGCAATGAGGGCTCGTTCTCCATTACGGTCGATGAAAGCAACAATACATTGGCTGGCATACGCGACGCCATCAACAAGCAGGGCGCTGAAAAAGGCGTAACGGCAACCATCGTTACCGACGATCAGGGCGCTCGCCTGGTGCTGAGCAGCAGTAAGACGGGGGCGGATAAGGACATCACTGTTGGAGCCTCGCCGTCCGGGGTAGCAGGTGAAGGCCAGCAAAGCCTGAGTGTTCTGGCGTTCGATGGCGTGGAGCCAGATGATGACGCTGGGCCTCGCATCCTGGCCCAGGCTCAAAGTTCGGTTATTACCGTAGACGGGCTCACAGTCACCAGCGAAACCAATAAGGTCGAGGGCGCCATTGAGGGCGTCACGCTCGATCTAAAAGCCAAGACAGCCAAAGATGAGCCGCTGACCATCAACGTCGCGGAAGACAAAGCGGGCGTTAAAAAGCAGATCCAGTCTTTTGTCGATAGCTACAACAAGCTGATCGGCGTGATCAATGAGCAGACGAAAGTTACCAGCGTGGGTGATGGCAAGGCGCCGGTCACCGGTGCTCTGGTGGGTGATGCCACGGCGCGAACCTTGTTGGGGACGATTCGCAGCGAGTTGACCAATGTGCAAGGTGAAGGCGCCCTCCGTGCGCTGGCCGACTTGGGCATTACCACGCAGAAAGACGGCACGCTGAAGATCGACGATGACAAGCTGAGCAAGGTAATGGACAGCAACTTTACCGAGTTGCCGGCGTTGTTCACGGGTGAAAAAGGCATTGCCACTCGCCTAGACGAGAAGCTGAAGCCCTATACCGAAACGGGCGGCATTCTTGAGCAGCGCAACAAGGTAATGACCGAGACGATTTCGAACATCGACAAGCAGAAGGAAGATCTTAATAGGCGCATGACCTCGCTGCAGGATCGCCTGTTCAAACAGTTCAACGCGATGGACTTGCTGGTGGGTCAGCTCGCCAATACATCCAGCAGCCTGCTTGCTTCTCTGGAAAATCTGCCCTGGGCAGCTAATAACTCCAAGAGGTAA
- a CDS encoding flagellar protein FlaG — protein sequence MPSPRSEAGLSSSSAENEAGKASAENEAGKAEQKLDVGEAVERIRTQMQTLQRDLNFSVDDSTGQVVVQVLDGDSGKVVRQIPSEDILRLAERLDEMRSLLFEATA from the coding sequence ATGCCCAGCCCCCGTTCGGAGGCTGGGCTTTCGTCGTCTAGTGCAGAGAATGAAGCCGGCAAGGCTAGTGCAGAGAATGAAGCCGGCAAGGCTGAACAGAAACTGGATGTTGGCGAGGCGGTAGAGCGTATTCGCACGCAGATGCAGACGCTGCAGCGCGATCTGAATTTCAGTGTCGACGACTCCACCGGCCAGGTGGTGGTGCAGGTGCTCGACGGTGATTCGGGCAAGGTGGTGCGGCAGATTCCCTCCGAGGATATCCTGCGGCTGGCCGAGCGCCTGGATGAGATGCGCAGCCTGCTGTTCGAGGCAACGGCCTGA
- a CDS encoding flagellar protein FliT, whose amino-acid sequence MSSKARLFADFTERLRNALANGDWEGIAALDDDCSALIATLQDEDAADAELREAIEAMAEVYAKLQAAGRSERERLAQELTKLSQGKQVTQAYKPLG is encoded by the coding sequence ATGAGTTCAAAAGCACGCCTTTTCGCCGACTTCACTGAGCGGTTGCGTAATGCGCTAGCAAACGGGGATTGGGAAGGGATCGCCGCTCTGGACGATGACTGCAGCGCTCTGATTGCGACTTTACAGGATGAAGATGCAGCGGACGCTGAGCTGCGTGAAGCGATCGAGGCGATGGCCGAGGTATACGCCAAGCTTCAAGCGGCGGGACGCTCGGAGCGCGAACGGCTTGCGCAGGAACTCACCAAGTTGAGCCAGGGCAAACAGGTGACACAGGCCTATAAGCCGTTGGGCTGA